A window of the Nibribacter ruber genome harbors these coding sequences:
- a CDS encoding CoA-binding protein gives MKKTVVIGASDNPSRFSYRAVHQLKNYGHEVVPVGIRKGEVAGLPISLDKPSVDEVDTVTMYVGPQNQPSWYDYILSLKPKRIIFNPGTENYEFEKKAQEQNIETLHACTLVMLSVGNY, from the coding sequence ATGAAAAAGACAGTTGTAATAGGCGCTTCAGATAATCCGTCTAGGTTCAGTTACCGGGCGGTGCACCAGCTAAAGAACTATGGTCATGAGGTTGTGCCCGTGGGCATCAGAAAAGGCGAAGTGGCGGGTTTGCCCATCTCCTTGGACAAGCCCTCAGTAGACGAAGTAGACACCGTGACCATGTACGTGGGGCCGCAGAACCAGCCCAGTTGGTATGACTATATTCTCTCCCTCAAACCCAAGCGCATCATCTTTAATCCGGGCACCGAGAATTATGAATTTGAAAAAAAGGCGCAGGAGCAGAACATAGAAACCCTGCACGCCTGTACGCTGGTCATGCTCTCCGTCGGAAATTACTAA
- a CDS encoding NAD(P)/FAD-dependent oxidoreductase: MKKELDVVLAPEVAYDPALLNQELLQLAGLTPEEPSAYIHKIKRSIDARGRQVQVKVRADVYAQAPDVSQLIPTHPYPELKPDAKRVLIVGAGSAGLFAALRCVQLGLKPVVLERGKDVRARRRDLAAINKDHVVNPDSNYCFGEGGAGTYSDGKLYTRSKKRGDVQRILQILVQHGATQDILFDAHPHIGTNKLPILISQIRETILQAGGEIHFDTRVTDFIVEGKQMRGVHTATGQTFEGEAVILATGHSARDIYELLHAKNILIEAKPFAMGVRVEHQQSLIDGIQYHCNGDRGNYLPAASYALVQQVDYKGQQRGVFSFCMCPGGFIVPSATAPGEVVVNGMSPSRRDSKFANSGIVVAINLEDMDLKNHGALAGLRLQQIMEQRACAVAGGTQVAPAQRLQDFVKGKVSSSLLETSYQPGLASVDMLDVLPPMIGQRLRGGFQEFGYKMRGYLTNEAQIVGVESRTSSPVRIPRDKETLQHPQIQNLFPCAEGAGYAGGIVSAAMDGERCAEQVALLIQR, translated from the coding sequence ATGAAGAAAGAACTTGACGTGGTCCTGGCCCCAGAGGTGGCCTATGATCCTGCCCTCCTGAACCAGGAACTGTTGCAACTGGCCGGTCTTACCCCAGAAGAACCATCGGCGTACATCCATAAAATTAAGCGCTCCATTGACGCCCGTGGCCGCCAGGTACAGGTAAAAGTAAGAGCAGATGTGTATGCCCAGGCCCCCGATGTATCTCAACTCATTCCCACCCATCCCTACCCAGAATTAAAGCCAGACGCCAAGCGGGTTCTGATAGTTGGTGCCGGTTCGGCGGGTTTGTTTGCGGCTTTGCGGTGTGTACAGCTGGGATTGAAACCGGTGGTCTTGGAAAGAGGCAAAGACGTGCGCGCCCGAAGACGTGATTTGGCGGCCATCAACAAAGACCACGTTGTCAACCCAGACTCTAATTATTGTTTTGGAGAAGGCGGGGCGGGAACCTACTCAGACGGCAAGCTGTACACAAGGTCCAAAAAACGGGGAGATGTGCAGCGCATCCTACAAATTCTAGTGCAGCACGGCGCCACCCAGGATATTCTCTTTGACGCCCATCCGCATATTGGCACCAACAAACTTCCCATTTTGATTTCTCAGATTCGGGAAACCATTCTCCAGGCCGGCGGCGAAATCCATTTTGACACCCGCGTCACAGACTTTATAGTGGAAGGCAAACAGATGCGGGGTGTGCACACGGCCACCGGTCAAACCTTTGAAGGCGAGGCCGTGATTCTGGCCACCGGCCACTCGGCCCGTGATATTTACGAACTGCTGCACGCCAAAAACATTCTCATTGAGGCCAAGCCGTTTGCCATGGGCGTGCGCGTGGAGCATCAGCAGAGTTTGATAGACGGCATCCAGTACCACTGCAATGGTGACCGCGGAAACTATTTACCGGCAGCCAGTTATGCCTTGGTGCAACAGGTAGATTACAAGGGACAGCAGCGCGGCGTTTTCTCGTTTTGCATGTGCCCTGGCGGGTTCATCGTGCCTTCGGCTACCGCTCCCGGCGAGGTGGTGGTGAACGGCATGTCGCCTAGCCGCCGCGATTCTAAGTTTGCCAACTCGGGTATTGTAGTGGCCATAAACCTGGAAGACATGGACCTGAAAAACCACGGTGCCTTGGCGGGCCTCAGGTTACAGCAAATCATGGAACAAAGAGCCTGTGCCGTGGCGGGTGGAACCCAGGTGGCGCCGGCCCAACGCCTGCAGGACTTCGTGAAAGGAAAAGTTTCTTCTTCTTTGTTAGAGACTTCTTACCAACCCGGTTTGGCCAGTGTAGACATGCTGGACGTTTTGCCTCCTATGATTGGACAGCGGTTGCGGGGTGGTTTTCAGGAGTTCGGGTACAAGATGCGGGGCTACCTCACCAATGAAGCGCAGATTGTGGGCGTTGAGAGCAGGACTTCCTCGCCGGTACGCATTCCTAGAGATAAAGAAACATTGCAGCATCCGCAGATTCAGAACCTGTTCCCGTGTGCCGAAGGTGCGGGGTATGCCGGGGGCATTGTGTCTGCCGCCATGGACGGGGAACGCTGCGCCGAGCAGGTGGCCTTGCTCATTCAACGCTAA
- a CDS encoding tryptophan 2,3-dioxygenase family protein yields MADPIFKPEVLEMLSRLEQKYQPLGQDLASYLEGLLYSDFLNYWDYIHLDTLLSLQNPRTKIPDEEIFIMYHQITELYFKLCLHEYTQIGQDPAPTAAMLTMRVGRINRYFENLINSFEVMVDGMDQKEFLKFRMALMPASGFQSVQYRMIEISSTDLRNLTDKARREALGLQTTHEEMFGCIYWKEGATEAATGAKTLTLLQFEDKYSEQLIAHAREYQHKNILSVFKRLSTEEQQNEKLISHLKELDSNVNVNWPLMHYKSAVRYLQRDPDVIAATGGTNWQKYLPPKFQKRIFYPNLWTQEEMDNWGKGWVNSIIGEVD; encoded by the coding sequence ATGGCAGATCCTATCTTTAAGCCTGAGGTGTTAGAAATGCTAAGCAGGCTGGAGCAGAAATACCAACCCCTGGGCCAGGACCTGGCCTCTTACCTGGAGGGCTTGCTGTATTCAGACTTTCTCAACTACTGGGACTACATTCACCTGGACACCCTGCTGAGCCTGCAGAACCCCAGAACCAAAATCCCCGATGAGGAGATCTTCATCATGTACCACCAGATCACCGAGCTGTATTTCAAGCTCTGCCTGCATGAGTACACCCAGATTGGCCAGGACCCTGCGCCCACCGCCGCCATGCTCACCATGCGCGTGGGCCGCATCAACCGGTATTTTGAAAACCTCATCAATTCTTTTGAGGTGATGGTAGACGGCATGGACCAGAAAGAATTCCTCAAGTTTAGGATGGCGCTCATGCCGGCCAGTGGTTTCCAGAGCGTGCAGTACCGCATGATAGAGATCAGCTCCACGGACTTGCGCAACCTCACCGACAAAGCCCGCCGCGAGGCCCTGGGCCTGCAGACTACCCATGAGGAAATGTTTGGCTGCATCTACTGGAAAGAAGGTGCCACAGAAGCTGCCACTGGTGCCAAGACGCTCACCCTCCTGCAATTTGAGGACAAGTATTCTGAGCAGCTAATTGCCCATGCCCGCGAGTACCAGCACAAAAACATACTTTCTGTGTTCAAGCGCCTGTCTACAGAAGAGCAACAAAACGAAAAACTGATTAGCCACCTCAAGGAACTGGACAGCAACGTGAACGTGAACTGGCCGCTCATGCACTACAAATCTGCCGTGCGCTACTTGCAACGCGACCCAGACGTAATTGCGGCCACCGGCGGCACCAACTGGCAAAAGTATTTGCCTCCCAAATTCCAGAAGCGCATCTTCTACCCTAATCTCTGGACCCAGGAAGAAATGGACAACTGGGGCAAAGGCTGGGTCAACAGCATCATTGGCGAAGTAGATTAA